TGTCGATGGCCGGCGACGAGGACGAACTGGCGTACCTGCGCGAGGAACGCGCCTTCCGCAACGTCCAGTTGGTCGAACAGCCCAACGGCGACTTCGCCCACACCATCGCCCGCCAGCTGTACTTCTCCACCTACCAGCACCTGCTGTACGCGCAACTGGCAGCCGGAACCGGCCCGTTCGCCGGGCTTGCGGCGAAGGCCGTCAAGGAGGTCGCCTACCACCGCGACCACGCCGAACAGTGGACCCTGCGCCTCGGCGACGGCACCGACGTCAGCCACGAACGGATGCAGCGTGCGTGCACCGCGTTGTGGCGGTTCACCGGAGAGATGTTCCACCCCGTGAACGGCCTCGACCTCGACCGGGCAGGCCTGGAGTCGGCCTGGCTGGAGTCGGTGCGGGAGGTACTGGGGCGGGCCGGCCTGACGGTCCCGGAGGGCCCGCGCACCGGCGCCTGGAGCGCCGGGGCCGGCCGCGAGGGCCTGCACACCGAGCCCTTCGGGCCGATGCTCGCCGAGATGCAGCACCTGCACCGCAGCCACCCGGGGGCGTCGTGGTGACGACGACCACCGCGCTGGAGGCGGAACTCCTCGAGATCGCCGGCTCGGTCCCCGATCCCGAGCTCCCGGTGCTCACCCTCCATGAGCTGGGCGTCGTACGCGCCGTCCGCCTGCACGGCACGGACACCGTCGAGGTCGAACTGACCCCCACGTACACCGGCTGCCCCGCCGTCGAGGCCATGTCCCTGGACATCGAACGCACACTGCACGAGCACGGCATGCGCGAAGTGACGGTGCGCACCGTCCTCACGCCCGCCTGGTCGACCGACGACATCACCGCCGAAGGGCGTCGCAAACTACGGGAGTTCGGCATCGCACCGCCCCGCGCCGTACGCGAGCACGGACCCGTACCGCTGGCCCTCGGGCCGACCCGCGCCCTTCACGCGGCCGAGGCCTCCGAAGCGGAACCGCTGCACTGCCCCCACTGCGGATCCGCCGACACCGAACTGCTCAGCCGCTTCTCCTCCACCGCGTGCAAGGCGCTGCGCCGCTGCCTGTCCTGCCGCGAACCCTTCGACCACTTCAAGGAGTTGTGATGGCCCGCTTCCACCGGCTTCCCGTGGCCGCGGTGGACCGGCTGACCGACGACTCCGTCGCCCTCACGTTCTCCGTCCCCGAGGCGCTGCGCGAGGAGTACCTGCACGCGCCCGGGCAGCACCTCGCGCTGCGTCGCCTGGCCGACGGAGCCGAGATCCGGCGGACGTACTCGATCTGCTCGCCCGCGCCCGACGCCTCCGGCGAGGGGCCGCGCACACTCCGCGTGGGCGTGCGGCTGGTCGAGGGCGGAGCGTTCTCCACCTACGCCCTGAAAGAGATCGACATCGGGGACGAACTCGAGGTGATGACGCCAGCCGGGCGGTTCACCCTCGCCCCGGCCCCCGGCCTCTACGCGGCGATCGTCGGCGGCAGCGGCATCACACCGGTCCTGTCGATCGTCTCCACCCTGCTCGCCCGCGAGCCCCGCGCCCGGTTCTGTCTCATCCGCAGCGACCGGACCGCCGCGTCGACGATGTTCCTGGAGGAGGTCGCCGACCTGAAGGACCGGTACCCGGAGCGGCTGCACCTCGTCACCGTGCTCTCCCGCGAGGAACAGCAGGCGGGTCTGCCGTCCGGACGACTGGACCAGGACCGGCTGACCACCCTGCTGCCGGCCCTGCTGCCGGTCGCGGACGTGGCGGGATGGTTCCTGTGCGGCCCGTACGGACTGGTGCAGGGCGCCGAACGGGCACTGAGAGAGCTCGGGGTCGGCCGCACCCGGATCCACGAGGAGATCTTCCACGTGGACGGCGCGGCGCCCACGGCCCCCCGGACCACGCCGGCCCACGCCACGGTGACCGCCCGGCTCGACGGCCGGGGCGGCAGCTGGCCGGTGCGGGACGGGGAGTCGGTCCTGGAGACCGTGCTGCGCAACCGACCCGACGCGCCCTACGCGTGCAAGGGCGGAGTGTGCGGGACCTGCCGGGCCTTCCTCGTCGGCGGCGAGGTGCGCATGGACCGCAACTTCGCACTGGAGCCGGAGGAGACGGAGGCCGGCTATGTGCTGGCGTGCCAGTCGCACCCGCTGACCGAGGCGGTCGAGGTGGACTTCGACCGATGAGACGCCGATGAGACGCCGGGCCTCTCGGAACCCGACTGCTGTTCCCTTCTCCTAGAACCTGTTCTATCTTGACGCTCCGTCAGATCTGCCAGCCCTGTCAGATCGGCTGACCCGTCGGGAGGACCGGCTGTGGACTTCACCTTCACCGAGGAGCAGCAGGCCGCGGCCGAGGCGGCCCGCGGAGTCTTCGCCGGAGTGGCGCCCGACGGCGTCCCGAGCCCCGCGCTCACCCAGGGCGCCGCCGTCGCCGACGACCTCGACCGCAACCTGTGGAACAAGCTCGCCGCGGCGGACCTGCTGAGCCTGCTGCTCGACGAGACGTCCGGCGGGGCGGGCCTGGACGCGGTCGCCCTGTGCCTGGTCCTCCGCGAGGCGGGCAAGGTGCTCGCCCGGGTACCCCTCCTGGAGACCAGCGCGGCCGCCGCGACCGTACAGGCCTACGGCGGACCGGAGTTGAGGTCCGCGCTGCTCGCCGGCGCCGGACGGGGCGAGACGGTGCTGACCGTCGCCGCGAGCGGCCGCACCGGCCACGACGCCGCCGAACTCGCCGTCACCGCCCGGCAGGACGACCCGAGCGGCGCGCCCACGAACGACGCCGGAACCGGCGGAACCTGGGTGCTGGACGGCGTGCAGACGGCCGTGCCCTGGGCCTACGAGGCCGACCACATTCTCGTACCGGCACACACCGCCGACGACCGCAGCGTCCTCGCCGTGGTCGCCCGCGGGCAGGACGGCGTCGAGCTCGCCCCACAGATCTCCACCACCGGCGAGCGGCTCGCGGAACTACGGCTGGAGTCCGCGAGGATCCCGGCCCGCGACGTCATCACCGCCGACGGCGCGTGGGACGGGCTGCGAGCGCTGCTGGCCACCGGCACCTGCGCGCTGGCCCTCGGCCTCGGCGACCGCGTCCTGGCCATGACCAGCGACTACGCCGGCAAACGCGAGCAGTTCGGACACCCGATCGCCAGCTTCCAGGCGGTCGCCGTCCAGACCGCCGACCGCTACATCGACCTCCGCGCGATGGAGGTCACCCTGTGGCAGGCCGCCTGGCGGATCGCCTCGGGAACACCCGGCGCCCTACCCGCCTCCGGGGACGTCGCCCTCGCCAAGATCTGGGCCTCGGAGGGCGTACGCCGGATCGTGCAGACCGCCCAGCACCTGCACGGGGGCTTCGGCGCCGACGTCGACTACCCCCTGCACCGGTACCACGCCTGGGCCAAACACCTGGAGCTCTCCCTCGGCCCGGCCGCGGCCCACGAGGAGGCCCTGGGCGACCTCCTGGCCGCCCACCCCCTCGCCTGACCGGACGGCGACCCGACCGCCGGACCGGACAACCCGACCACCGGACCGAACAGAAAGTACGCACGGCACCACAAGAGCGCCGCCTACCCGACCCGGCCGACCTGCCGACCCGGCCGACATGCCGACCTGCCGACTACAGGACGAAGCCCTGCTTGCCCTCGTCCGTGACCACCGGACGCCCCACGGCCGCCCACACCTGCATGCCGCCGTCCACGTTCACCGCGTCGATGCCCTGCTGCACGAGATACATGGTCACCTGCGCCGAACGACCGCCGGAACGGCAGATGACATGCACCCGCCCGTCCTGGGGGGCGGCTTCGGTCAGCTCGCCGTAACGGGCCACGAACTCGCTGATGGGAATGTGCAGCGCCCCCTCGGCGTGACCCGCCTGCCACTCGTCGACCTCCCGGACGTCCACCAGGAAGTCATCGTCCTTGAGGTCCCCGACCTCGACCGTGGGCACACCAGCTCCGAAACTCATGCCCCGACGCTACCCGCAAGCGGAACTAACCGACC
The window above is part of the Streptomyces sp. NBC_00425 genome. Proteins encoded here:
- a CDS encoding acyl-CoA dehydrogenase family protein; translation: MDFTFTEEQQAAAEAARGVFAGVAPDGVPSPALTQGAAVADDLDRNLWNKLAAADLLSLLLDETSGGAGLDAVALCLVLREAGKVLARVPLLETSAAAATVQAYGGPELRSALLAGAGRGETVLTVAASGRTGHDAAELAVTARQDDPSGAPTNDAGTGGTWVLDGVQTAVPWAYEADHILVPAHTADDRSVLAVVARGQDGVELAPQISTTGERLAELRLESARIPARDVITADGAWDGLRALLATGTCALALGLGDRVLAMTSDYAGKREQFGHPIASFQAVAVQTADRYIDLRAMEVTLWQAAWRIASGTPGALPASGDVALAKIWASEGVRRIVQTAQHLHGGFGADVDYPLHRYHAWAKHLELSLGPAAAHEEALGDLLAAHPLA
- a CDS encoding rhodanese-like domain-containing protein; this translates as MPTVEVGDLKDDDFLVDVREVDEWQAGHAEGALHIPISEFVARYGELTEAAPQDGRVHVICRSGGRSAQVTMYLVQQGIDAVNVDGGMQVWAAVGRPVVTDEGKQGFVL
- a CDS encoding 2Fe-2S iron-sulfur cluster-binding protein; the encoded protein is MARFHRLPVAAVDRLTDDSVALTFSVPEALREEYLHAPGQHLALRRLADGAEIRRTYSICSPAPDASGEGPRTLRVGVRLVEGGAFSTYALKEIDIGDELEVMTPAGRFTLAPAPGLYAAIVGGSGITPVLSIVSTLLAREPRARFCLIRSDRTAASTMFLEEVADLKDRYPERLHLVTVLSREEQQAGLPSGRLDQDRLTTLLPALLPVADVAGWFLCGPYGLVQGAERALRELGVGRTRIHEEIFHVDGAAPTAPRTTPAHATVTARLDGRGGSWPVRDGESVLETVLRNRPDAPYACKGGVCGTCRAFLVGGEVRMDRNFALEPEETEAGYVLACQSHPLTEAVEVDFDR
- the paaD gene encoding 1,2-phenylacetyl-CoA epoxidase subunit PaaD, translated to MTTTTALEAELLEIAGSVPDPELPVLTLHELGVVRAVRLHGTDTVEVELTPTYTGCPAVEAMSLDIERTLHEHGMREVTVRTVLTPAWSTDDITAEGRRKLREFGIAPPRAVREHGPVPLALGPTRALHAAEASEAEPLHCPHCGSADTELLSRFSSTACKALRRCLSCREPFDHFKEL
- the paaC gene encoding 1,2-phenylacetyl-CoA epoxidase subunit PaaC, whose translation is MVLSHRLGEWIGHAPVLEEEVALANIALDLLGQARILLSMAGDEDELAYLREERAFRNVQLVEQPNGDFAHTIARQLYFSTYQHLLYAQLAAGTGPFAGLAAKAVKEVAYHRDHAEQWTLRLGDGTDVSHERMQRACTALWRFTGEMFHPVNGLDLDRAGLESAWLESVREVLGRAGLTVPEGPRTGAWSAGAGREGLHTEPFGPMLAEMQHLHRSHPGASW